The Trichosurus vulpecula isolate mTriVul1 chromosome 9, mTriVul1.pri, whole genome shotgun sequence region AAAACATCTGTACAGGGAGGAGGAAGCTGGCTGGGGGAAGTGCTTCAGGTGGCAGAAGGAAGGACCTTAAAGTCCTGAAATACTGGCCTCCTTGGCCTTTCATGTAAGGCCAGCCCTAGTGGTAGCCAGAATTCTCCTTGCTCCAAACCTCCTCAGAAAGACTGGATAGGAACCACTTGGCACAGGGCATCAGCATCACGCCAGGACTTTATGCAGCTTTGTCTGGGTTCCTAGCCCATCCCTATGTCAAATTCCACACCTTCAAAATTTCgagttccttcccttttcctctttacaTGTTCCAAAACAATATTAGATTAGTACATTAGTCTGAAGTCCTTGGCCAGATCTGAATGAGGAACCTTAGTCTTTCTTGAACCATCAGTTTCAAAACAATGTCTGATGACAGAACCATGTTAGAAGAATTGGGTCTTCCTTATTCTGTGTCCAGAGTCCcacctactatgccacctagctgttcctgtCTAATTAGTCTGGCctaatccaattccttcattttatagataaagaaactgatgcccagaaaaaatgaagtaacttgcccaagatttgagaacaacaggcacttaataaatgtttgtttgtccCCTAGGTAGAgttgaaacttgaacccaggtcatctcactcaaaggccagtgctcttttcaaACAATACCATGCTTTCCCCCTAGTTCTGAAATATTCTACCCTCCCTCAATAGCCCCCCTTGTGTGTTACTCTGTCTCTACCTGTTAAAATTCCTCTCTTTCCCCAAGATGCTACCATGAAGCCATCTGTGTGACTATGGGTGAGTCACCACCtttttcatcctcagtttctacatctgaaaatggggattataatagcacctacttcacagagttgttaaggatcaaatggaagagataatatatgtaaagtgctttataaaactttaagcaccatataaatctagctatcattattattgttattatgattataTTGGGGcttttaacctggggtccttgAACTTCTAAAAACATATTTTGtataactgtatttcactataactagtttcctttgtaatctgatgAATTtcgttttatgcatttaaaaacattctgagaaggggctatATGCTACTCCAGACTACAAAGGGGTCCATGGATTAGTGTGCTGGAACCTTCTAGAAATACCTTgtgagttgattgttaaattttcgatgtaagcatttataccttgaaaatggcaaatgctacaaatcattgttttgttgattgacaGGTAACTGATATTCCTCAAGTgcgaccttttgactgaatccaaacaaatcccctttataaaaggatttgttctataaaacttggattcaatcaaaaggcctcacccaaagacctagaaggccacatgtggctctctacatcctcaagtgtggccctttgactgaatccaaacttcacagaacaaatccccttcataaaaggatttgttctataaaacttggactccttcaaaaggccacacccaaggacctagaaggccaagtgtgtcctggaggccacaggtgCCCCACCCCTAGCAGACTAagaaagtgatgcagaaaatgtCAATAGTGCACTTAAAAGTGTATCCTGAGGTACATTTCTCTCCCCAGAGAGGTGGTTGTTacacttccagctctaatattctgtgattcagtaTGAACAATGGCAGGGAGAATGGAGAAGGTGTAGCAAAAATGAACAAGATGGTTGGTGAGAAATTCAGAGTGAATATGTTCCTTGGTAACTGATGAAGGCTTGACCCTCTCCAAGAACATCTACACTTTCACCTGAGGGAGAGCCTCATTTTGCACTTAAGCCTTATAAGGGCAGCACTGCAACCCACTGAAGGAGAGCATGTTGTGAGGTAGCCTTTGTCTTCTTCCCAGGTTATGCAACTATCCAAGCCGTGCAAGCCACTATGATCCTCTCCACCATCCTCTGCTGCATAGCCCTCTTTATCTTTGTGCTCCAACTCTTCCGCCTGAAGCAAGGAGAGAGATTTGTTTTAACTTCAATTATCCAGCTACTGTCATGTAAGTGAAACCATGTTTCAAGAGGGAAGGATAGTTAATATTTCCAGCCAGATACTTTCTATGAGTCATAACAATGACAGGAAGGATGGGAGATTGAAATTTACGCATGACCATGAAATCGATCTCCAGCATGGGTTCCGATGAACAGTGGTTATTGGGGGCCTCACAGAATAGCCTAAACCTTCTAGACCTTGACCTATTCCAAAAGTGCAATTTCTTCTGCCTTGTTttcattgaactttttttttcgaTGCAACAGATTTTTATTAACTATTATGTCAAAGACATTTTGCTAGGTGTTAGGGACACACAGATGAAAAATAACATATTCTAAGACCTCAAGTAGATTTATAGGCACAAAAAGGGAATAAGATgagtacacagataaatataatgcAAGGAAGAATATGATAAGAGTGAGGGAGGGGTCTACAACTGAGGGATAATATTTAGCTGAGAgaccaaggaaggcttcatggagaagccTTGGGTCTTGAATGAAGAAAACGATTTCAATGGGGGCATGAAAGGCCTGTATTTCTGGCCTGATCTGCCCCACTTCTGGAGCTTGATTTAATTAGTACAACTAATTAGACCCTATACTAGGGTAGACCTTATGCCCTGGGGTTCATGGATCTCCAacgggtccatggatagatttcagggaataGATGAActtggttaagaaaaaaaaatcacatctttgttttcactaacctctagctgaaatttagcatttccgtCATTTATTAATTCCTAAATCAACATTATTCTGAAGAGAAGGCTTCCAAGACTGACAGAAgtgtccatgatacaaaaagggTTAACAATCCCTTCCCTATACTATGCAGCAACTTTTAGCAGAAAATGATCACGTATTTATCTGAAATCTACAGGTTGTCTTTAGCACAAGTCAATTTTTTAACTCAGGAATCTTCtcaaaatgaaatagaatgaaGAAGTTTTATGTTCCCTCCTGGTGATGTTTCCCTGTCATTCTTTATGGACATGTATTAAACCTTCCCCATGTGAAAAGCTTACATCTGTTTCTTAGTCTCCTTTTGAGGCCTCTTTGTGAATAGCTTTTTTATGTCCAGAGTTCAGCATTCTGTGGTCACCCTTGTCACTTGATCCCTCAAATGTACTTTTAAATTCTGAATTAACTGCCTTCCTGGCCATCCCTACCTATTCTAACACCTTGGGTAAGACTAGTATCCTCAGTAGCCCTAGCCATCACTTAAAAATACTTCCTTGTAACCCAAACCATACTTTGTTACCTTCTCAGCTAACCTATCTTCTCAGGGACCTAATCTGTGGTCAAGTCCATATTTGGCATACTCTCTGTATCACCCAAATGAATCTATCATACTCTTCTGAGAATGAGGTTATTGTACTTTTTCTCCACTAATGGCAAAAAATAGCATCAGAGAGAAGTGGGGAGCCTTATTGGGAACCCTATAGGGATGGATTCTTGATTGGTTCTTGAGATTCAACAAATAtccaactagtatttattaagtgcctactacaatATGTGTAAAGGGAAAGGCAATGTAGCATAGTGGGAAGAGGGTTGGCCTTAGAGTCAAAAAGGCCTTGGTTCAAAcgctgcctctgacatatacctgTGTGACTGGGAGCACCTCATACCAATGGAATTAGAggtttggatttctttttaagaATGTGTAAGAAATGTATGATTCTAGATGCTGAGGAAACAGAAATCATGAAAGACAGGATCCCTGCCTTTAAGAGCCTAAATTCTAATAGAGTGTATGACATGTGGAAAGATATGAATGATACAAAGTAAGAGGGTGAGGGGACAAAGGAGAGATTATAGCATCATCCGCATCACAGATTTGAATCAGGATGCTAACAAAATGGTCTAGggaagcaggagggagagaaCCGTTTGAGCTGGGAGGATCTGGGAAGTCCATAGTGTCAGAGGTagcatctgaactcagttctgaaggaagagaaggatttggaaaggcaaagaggaagagggagcatGTTAAAGGTATTGGGGGTGAGGACCAAGGGGCAGTCTCTGTGAATGCACAAAGGCAAGACACATCAGTTATGGGGAACAGCTGGTCATCCAGTTTGGCCAGAATATAGAATGTGTGGAGAAGAGTGAAATGAAATAAGGTGGGAAAGATAGGTTGTTCTGAAAGACATCAGAAGCCGGATCAATGCTGGCACCAATCACAAATGGCCTGTATTCTGAGGGTGGAGAGCAAAGCATGAGCCCCACATCTTGGTAGAAAGGTTGTGGACTGCAGACTAAGGTGTATATCATTAGGCATGGCTGGCTTAACTATATATCTTTGCACAAGAGAAGGTTCTATTGGATAGGAGGAAGTCATTAGTAAGTGATAGCAATGTAAAAAAGTaccatttctgtttaaaaaagaagagaaaagagagggaaagagagaggcaaggaaaggaggaagggagggagagaggaaggaagggaggaaggaaggaagggaggaaggaaggaagaaagggagagaggaaggaaggaagggaggaaggaaggaagggaggaagggaggaagagagggaggaaggcaggaagagagggagggagggaggaaggacccAGACTGTGAAGAGCCTTGTCTTttgtcctagaagcaatagggagctattgaagatATGTTTATCTCTGTTTAAGAACACTCTAACTTCTCTTGATAAACCAGGGAAGCAAGCACCCACGAAGTTTCTCCAGTGGTCCTAGATCACCATAATAAGGCTATTCACAAATAGGGTTGGGGAATGGGATAGGTTCTCTATTTGGTTGTATTGCATAAATTTCTTTTCCAgcaacttattttcttctttgtttttccccctgGCAGGCCTGTGTGTCATGATTGCTGCATCCATTTACACAAACCAGCGTAAAGAAATCCATGACAGCAATGGGATGTATTACCAAGGAATTCATGAAGGGAACTATGGCTATTCTTTCATCTTGGCCTGGGTTGCATTTGCCTTCACTCTGATCAGCGGCATAATgtacctaatactgagaaagcgTAAATAAAACCCCCGGAGCTAACTTTCCATCACTATAGTAGAGAACCCAAATTCCaataaccaatttgtatataatcttttttttttttggttttgtagcAAAAGTATTGTTTCTTTGTAAAgcgaaaaaaaggaaaaaaaaaaaggttctgcaTCCTTGGTATCTGATAGAAAGACTATGAAAAGGAACAGACAGTATTCTGAAACACTTGGCCAACCAAGAGGTTGAGCAAGACAAAGCTAACAATCTGATTTCCTCAGCATAATGTTTCTTAACCTGACTGTGCCTGTGATCAGATGCAACCAGATACTAACaaacccctttcctttcctcatccAGCAGGGCTCATTACAAT contains the following coding sequences:
- the EMP2 gene encoding epithelial membrane protein 2, with amino-acid sequence MLVLLAFIIVFHITSAALLFIATIDNAWWVGEEFFTDIWRVCRNNTNCTEIDDSFNGYATIQAVQATMILSTILCCIALFIFVLQLFRLKQGERFVLTSIIQLLSCLCVMIAASIYTNQRKEIHDSNGMYYQGIHEGNYGYSFILAWVAFAFTLISGIMYLILRKRK